The window AGCTCTTCGAGCGGACCGAAGCCGAGCAGCTCGTCAATCAGCACCTTTTCCAGCGCGAATTGTTCGCGGCGGTTCAGCGTGACTTTCAGCTCGGCCAGCACTTCCATGATGATCGGGCGAAATTCTTCGGACAGCTCTTCCTTGGTGAGCGTCGCGGCGGCTTCCGGGTCAACACGTTCGAGCAGGCGCGGCAGCACCTGTTCCTTGATCTTGTGGACGCTCTGTTCGAACCCGCCAATTTCCTGCTGTTCGTGAATGGCATTGGCACGTTCGGAGAGGCGATTCATCGCATCGGCATTCTTGCCGGTCGCCGGATCTACAGCCTCGCCTTCAGCCGGGACGGGCGGGAATTGCTCGCCGCCATTGTCCTTTTCCGCATCTTTGTCGCCAGAGGAAGGCGTAGCCGCACCGCCACGCATCGGTTTAGCAACACCAAAGCTCGGGCGTGCGCCCTGACCCATGCCACCAGCTCCGTTCTTGCGTCCGAAAGCGCTCATGCGATGCCTCTCACTTCATACCTTTAGGGACCCCAAAGAATTTGGTCTCCCGCGTCGGAACCCTCTTTCGCGGAGTTTGGTAAACAAATCGCAAATTTCCGTGAGGTTCTGCCGGGGCGAAGCATTGGTTCGGTGGCGAGAGGTGAATCGGGCGTTCACCATTCCTGCGGTATTGATACCGTTACGGGAGATCGAGCACAGCGGAGGCCATGTGGTTCCACCCGGTGACATCGGGCTCGGCCATCTCGCTCGCAAGAGCAGCACAGTTTTCGCGCGAAATCTCGCTTTTTAGCAGTTGCGCCAGTTCTGCCGCGTCGCCGGTCTCAAAGCACCAGCCGAGTTTGTCGCGCTCAATCGGCTGCTCAAGCGCGGGTAGGTCGCTTGCGACTACGGGCAATCGATAGTGCTGTGCCATCGCCAAAACACCCGACCCTGTGATCGTGCGATAAGGAAGCAGCAGGGCATCGGCTCGCGAGAAAAGATCGGCTGCATCCTGATCGGACTGATAGCTGTTACGAAATTCGACTTTTCCGGCGAGGCGCGGATCATTTGCGAGCCGGCGCAGATTGTCTTCGCCGTCCCATATTTCGCCAGCGATAGTCAGTCGGACGTCGGGCAAGTCTGCTTCTGCGAGGCCTGCCAGAGCAATGTCGACACCCTTGTAAGGGCGGACCAGACCGAAACATAGCAATTCCAGTGCTTTCTCCTGCGGCATGCTACCGGTAGCGGGCGGAAAATCGCTATAAGGCGGGTGGGGGACGATGGTGCACGGCTGATTGAGCCCCGCGGCGCGAAGTTGGGAGGCCAGCTGTGGAGTGTGGGTGACGAACCTGTCCGCGCCCGCCAATTGCCAGTGTGTGAGATAGTTTTTCCAAGCCGCGCCTTCATGGTCGCCAACATTATGCACGAGCATCACGACTTCGACACCGGTTTTGCGCAATTGCCGCGCGATCCAACCGAGGCACGGGGCGGCGAAGAAAGTCCAGCATGGGATTACTGCAACGTCGCTTCGGTCTGCAATCCTTCGCGCAAGCGTGCGCCAGGTTAGCGGATTAAGCACATCGAGATCGAAGCGGCCTGCGCGGGCTGGCGAAGAAGGATCGGTCCCGTCGTAAGGGCTCTCTCCCGGATAAAAGAATGCCGGATAAAGCCGCTGAAAGGACTCGATTTCGAGCTCGCACTCGGGAATGGTTCCCAGGCCGCCGGCGAGCGCCGCGCTGTGATGCGCAATGCCCCCTCTGAAAGGAGGAACGGGCGCAATCATCGTGACCTTCTGAGACATGACTCAGCCTATAGACGAATTGCCTGCAGCCAATCCATTGCCGGCATCGGGTTATGCCGCGCGCAATGCTGTGCACGCGGGATATCGGGACATCTCATGCATCCCTATTGTATTTTCACCGCGTGACAGGAAAGTCGGTGCATGGCCTTCGACCGTCTCATCAGCCTGTCCGCTGCGCTTCGTGCGTTTTCCGCGCGTAATCGGATCGCGTTGACGGTCATTGCCGTCCTGCTGTTTGGCGGGGGAATGGTGTGGGCGGTCGGCCAGCTCGATGTGACGCTGGCAAGCTTGGAGTGGCGGCCGTTGCTGGTTGTCGTTCTAGTTTTCGTACCGCTCGATATTGCTCTGTCAGCACTCAACCTTTCCCTACTCGCGAAAATCGTGGACACGCGTATCTCCGCAAAAGACAGCCTGGTGGCGACGGTTATCGGGCGGGTGGCGGAGGTTTTGCCGATCCCTGGTGCGGCTCTGGTGCGCGGCGCGGCCTTGCTTCGCTCAGGCGCCAGCTTCAAAGCCATGATTGGTGTCCTTGCAGTATCCTCGCTCATGACACTCGCGCTCGCGGGAGTGTTCGCGGCCATTCCATTGCTGCCGAGGGAGCCGTGGTTGGCCTATGT is drawn from Aurantiacibacter sp. MUD61 and contains these coding sequences:
- a CDS encoding glycosyltransferase — its product is MSQKVTMIAPVPPFRGGIAHHSAALAGGLGTIPECELEIESFQRLYPAFFYPGESPYDGTDPSSPARAGRFDLDVLNPLTWRTLARRIADRSDVAVIPCWTFFAAPCLGWIARQLRKTGVEVVMLVHNVGDHEGAAWKNYLTHWQLAGADRFVTHTPQLASQLRAAGLNQPCTIVPHPPYSDFPPATGSMPQEKALELLCFGLVRPYKGVDIALAGLAEADLPDVRLTIAGEIWDGEDNLRRLANDPRLAGKVEFRNSYQSDQDAADLFSRADALLLPYRTITGSGVLAMAQHYRLPVVASDLPALEQPIERDKLGWCFETGDAAELAQLLKSEISRENCAALASEMAEPDVTGWNHMASAVLDLP